The sequence GTTGTACTACCAGGTTTTCGGATTCATTTCTAGAGTTTGCTGCAACTGACTCATTTGCAAATTGCAAAGCGCTCATGGCTAAAAGGTCTTGTCTGTCCCTTACAGCATAATTCTGCTCAAAATCTTTTATTTTATCTTCTACTAGTTTAGCCGCTTTCCTTACATTCTCCTCTTCATTTTCCTTCACAGTAAGTGGATAAGAACGACCGGCAATTACAATTTTTATGGAAAGTTCTCTCATATTAATTCAGCAAAGGATTTCTCTTTCGCATCTTTCATTTTCATTATCTATTCAAAAAAGCTATACAGTTATCAATTTCCCGCACCAATTCATTTATTTTAAGCTTTGCCTTCTGCGAATTTTCATCCGTATCCGACAATGATTTTGCAAGTTTAATTATTTTAATCTTTTCCTCTAAATTATTTATTGTAGTTTTTAGTATTTCCTTTTGCTCTAACAGGTTAGAGTTTTCTCTTTTCAACTCTGTGTTCTGCTTCAATAGGGTACCATGCAAAGATATTAATGTTTCTATTTTTGCCCGAAACTCATTTATCCTATTTGATACATTACTCATGGCTAGAGCATTATGCTTGTTTAATTAATTGCCAAATCTAAGGTAATTCATACACTTAAACAAGTAAATTTTCGTTTATCTGTGCAATATTTCTGTGATTTCTCGGGTTGAAATTAGATTTTAAAATAAATTTGTAACTAAATTACCATTCCAATATGCCTTTTTTTTACAGATTTGTATGCTCTTGCCTTTCTATCTGTTCACTATCCATTTTTTCCTTTGCTCAACAAGAGTATCCAAAAGATTATTTCAGGTCTCCCCTTGATATTCCTATTCTTTTATCAGGAAATTTTGGTGAATTAAGATCAAACCATTTTCATGCTGGCCTGGATATGAAAACAGAAGGCGTGGAAGGAAAGAAAATTTATGCAGTTGCCGATGGATATGTTTCAAGAATAAAGATTTCACCCTGGGGTTATGGCAAAGTGCTTTATATTACCCATCCCAATGGGTTTGTAACTGTGTATGCCCATTTAAGAAATTTTAACGATATAATAGGATTGTTTATAAAGCAGGCCCAATATAAAGCTGAGGAGTTTGAGGTTGAACTGACATTACAACCTAATGAGTTAATTGTTAAAAAAGGGGATGTTGTCGCCTTTTCCGGAAATACAGGAGGTTCTGGCGGGCCCCATCTTCATTTTGAAATCAGGGATGAAAAATCTGAAAATCCCATTAATCCCCTGTTATTTGGTTTTGATATTAAAGATGATGTAAAACCAATAATTAAAGAAATTATCCTTTATCCCCTTAGTCCAACAAGCACTGTTAACAATTCCAACCAGTTTAAAAGGTTCACTCCTGCTTGCGGAAGTCCTGGAAATTATTCTGTAAATAATCCCGTGTTGGTAAATGGTAAAATTGGTTTTGGAATTGACACTTATGATCTAAATAGCCTTGTATCTAACAAAGTAGGGGTTTATACAATTGAATTAAAAGTTGATGGAAACAGAAAATACTTTTACCGCATGGATCGCTTTAGCTTCGATCATTCCAGGTGCCTTAACAGTCATGTGGATTTCTCTATGTATAAAAAACAAAAACATTGGTTTCAAAAGTTATTTGTTGCGCCCAATAACAAGTTAACTATTTATCATGACTTAACTGACCGTGGTGTATTAACCTTTACAAAAGACACATCTCATCGGGTTGAATTTTTGGTTTCCGATTACAATGGGAATGTTTCTAAGCTTTTGTTATCGGTGCAATCAAAACCTGAGGGTTTGAAAAACAATCAGGAGAAAATATCCAGCAAAGCCGTTGCATTTTTTAAATATGGAACAGTCAATGAATTTAAAAATGAAAACATTTCTCTTACATTTCCAGAAGGTGTTTTTTATGATGATCTAAACTTTGAATTTCATACTACTGATACCATTAAGGGTGCCATTACACCTACTTATCATGTTCAGAATGTGTATGTGCCTGTTAACATTCCCTACAATCTTTCAATACGGGTTGATACCTTACCTGTAAATGTGAAGCGCAAAGCTCTTATTGTAAATGTAGATGAATATGGGGGGAAATTTCCGGTAGGTGGTGATTTAAGAAATGACTGGCTAACAGCAAATCCTAAGTTTCTTGGATCCTTTACTGTAATGCTTGATACCACTCCACCTGTTATTAGCCCATTGACAATATTCAACGGCACATCGGGGATTCGGGAAATCAAAATTAAAATAAGCGATGATTTATCCGGTATTAAAACCTATAGGGGTAGTATTGATGGAAAATGGGTGGTTATGGAATATGAGTACAAACAATCTCTTTTATTCCATACTTTTGAAAAAGAACTTTCAAAGGGCAAACATGTTTTTCATCTGGAAGTAAAAGATACCAGGGGAAACATTTCTGAATTTACTACTGAATTCAATAAATAGCAGCAGGAATTAAATTTATTGAACTATTTTTGTACCTATAACCTTTAATTTTAAAGATGCGGCAACTGCTCCTGTTAATCATTTTATTTGTTTCAGTGCAGGTTTTCTCCCAAGAGGAAAATAAAATAATCCAGTTTTCAGGTGTAGTGGTTGATGGAAACGATTTACAACCAGTGCCATTTACCAGTATTCTTATTAAAAACACAAGACGAGGGACTGTTTGCGATTACTATGGATTTTTCTCCATTGTTGCTCAAAAAAACGATACCATTGAGTTTTCAGCCGTGGGTTATAAAAAAACATCTTACATTATACCTGATTCACTCCAAGAGAATAGGTATTCTTTAATCCAAATGCTTTTTAGCGATACCATACTTTTAAGAGAAACAATAATTTATCCCTGGCCAACAAAAGAACAGTTCAAGGAAGCTTTTTTAAACCTAAGGATTCCTGATGATGACCTTGAAAGGGCTGTAAAAAATTTATCTCTGGCTGAGCTAAAAGAAAGATATAATTCTATGCCTATGGATGGAAGCATGAATTTCAAAAATCAAATGCAACAATATCAAAGCAAATTATATTATGCGGGCCAGTATCCTCCTAACAATCTTCTTAATCCAATTGCATGGTCTAAATTTATTAAGGCATGGAAGGCAGGGGAATTAAAAAGGGAGTGATTATTATTTGAAGATGAATAATTAGCAATAGGAGAAAATAAACATAAATACACATTAAAAGAAATTTAAGTAATCAAAATAAATAATTTAATAAGAACAATAAATTTAACTTATCTTTATTAGTATTAATAAAATCTCGCCTCTGATATAGCTCTACCTTTCAGAATCACCCAAATTAAATTATTAAATAATATAAATAAAAAGATGCTAAAGGCATATTTTTCTATTTTTGCGGCTCTATGACTCCGGCAAGGCTGATATTTATTTGCTTATTATTTATTTTTTCTAGAGTAAATGCTCAAGATAAAGCCACTGTATTTGGAAAAATTCAGGATTCAAACAAAAAGCCACTTGAAGCTGTTACAGTGGCAATGTTAGGAGAAACAACAGGTACCTATACGGATGAAAACGGAAAATTCGAACTTGAAATTCCATCAAACACTCCAGTAACCATTATTTGTTCATATGTTGGATATAAATCCGAAAGTGCAGTAATAACTCTGTCCAAAGGAGAATTTTATGAACTCAATTTTAAAATGAAACCTAGCTCATCCACTATTAATGAATTTACAATTGAGGACAAAGGAACTCGTTCAAAACCTCTTATAAGGATTGATCCTAAAACCGTAACTGTGCTTCCATCAGCAGCAGGAGGTGTTGAAGCAGTAATTAAAACACTTCCCGGAGTTTCTTCAAACAATGAATTAAGTTCCCAATACAATGTACGTGGAGGGAATTTTGATGAAAACCTTGTTTATGTTAATGACATAGAAATTTACAGGCCATTATTATTACGTTCCGGGCAGCAGGAAGGTTTAAGCTTTATTAATGCTGATATGGTTTCTTCCATTTTATTTTCCGCAGGAGGATTTGATGCCAAATACGGTGATAAATCAGCTTCGGTTCTTGATATTAAATACAGGAAACCTGTTGAATTTGGAGGTAATGCAAGTGCCAGTTTACTAGGGGCATCAGTTCATTTTGAAGGTGTAAGTAAAGGATACCGCTTAACCTATCAAATTGGAGCAAGGCAAAAATCCAATCAGTATTTGTTAGGTGCTATGGAAACAAAGGGCGATTACCGTCCATCCTTTACTGATGTCCAAACTTTTATTACTTATGATATTTCAGACAAATTCGAATTGAATTTTTTAGGAAACATCTCAAGAAACAAATTTAAGTTGGTTCCCCAAAACAGGGAGACTGATTTTGGGCATGTAAATGAAGCCCTTAGATTAACCATTTATTTTGACGGGCAGGAAATAGATGAATTCAATACCATGATGGGAGCAGTTTCTGGTATTTGGAAACCTGACAAAAACCTGACTCTAAAATTAATTTCATCTGTATTCAACACGCGTGAATCAGAAAATTTTGATATCCAGGGGCAATATTGGCTTGATGAACTCGAACGCGATTTAGGAAAGGATGAATTTGGCGAAGTTGCCTTTAATCGTGGAATAGGCACTTATCTAACACATTCCAGAAACGAATTAAAGGCAACAGTAATGAATCTGGAACATAAGGGATACTTCAACACTAGTGAACGGGAAATGAACTGGGGTGCCAGAATTCAATCAGAAAATATTAACGATAAGCTGAACGAATGGAAAATGATAGATTCTGCTTTTTATAGCATTCCAACTCCACCCGGGGACAATATTTACTTGCAGGACGTACTGCGAACCACTATCAAATTAAACTCTTTCCGCTACAATGCATTTATTCAAAATAGTTGGTATTGGGGCAAAACAACAGATTATGCCTTTACAGCTGGTATAAGGGGAAATTACTGGACATTGAACAAACAGATAATTGTTAGCCCCAGGTTAAACCTGTCTATAAAGCCCGATTGGAAAAAAGATTTTTTATTCAGAATTGCAGCTGGTGTTTATTCCCAACCCCCTTTTTACCGTGAATTACGTGACTTGCAAGGCAATATTAATATGGAAGTCCGAGCACAAAATTCATATCATTTTATTTTGGGCAGCGATAATAATTTTTCCATGTGGAACAGGCCCTTTAAATTCGTTTCAGAAATTTATTACAAGCACTACACAAACTTAATTCCCTATGAGGTTGATAACGTAAGACTTCGTTACTATGCCCGCAACAATGCAAAAGGATATGGAACAGGTGTGGATTTGAAAATAAACGGTGAGTTTGTGAAAGGGGTTGAATCCTGGGCTTCGCTTTCTTTTATGCAAACCAGGGAAGATATTTCCGATGATTTTTATTATGATTATTTTGATGAGGAGGGTAAAAAAGTACATCCTATTTACCGCAATACCCCGCAAGTTGTGGATAGCATGCGCATGGAACCAGGCTATATCCCCCGCCCCACTGATCAAAAAGTATTTTTTGGTATGTTTTTTCAGGATTATTTACCCCGTCTTCCTGATTTTAAAATGCACCTGAATTTTTTATTTGGCTCAAGATTGCCATTTGGACCACCATCCCATGAAAGATATAAAGATACCTTAAGAATGCCTCCTTACCGAAGAGTTGATATTGGTTTTTCCTATCAGATATATAGTGAATCAAAAAGGCCAAGAGATGGGAACCCTATGAGGCATATAAAAGATTTATGGATAAGTGCAGAAGTATTTAACCTTTTGCAAGTGAATAACATCATTTCCTACTTATGGGTAAAGGATGATCAGAATATTTATTACGCAGTACCAAATTATCTTACACCCCGCCTTATTAATGTAAAATTGGTTGCTAAATTCTAGCCGTGAATAGTTTCCTTTTTCCCGTAATTATTAATAATACCAGCCTCAAAGGCCAACCATTCTTTCCACCTGCTATCCACATTCTCGCCATTTGCATATTGTTTGGCGAATTTAAGGAACATGGTATAGTGCGTGGCCTCAGAAATCATTAATTGATGGTAAAAATCTGACAAGCTTTTATCTTGTATATTTTCAGAAAGCACTTTAAAACGTTCACAACTGCGGGCTTCAATAAGGGCAGAAAAAAGGAGCCGATCCACTAATACAATATTTCTGTTGTACCCTTTTCGGATAAACTTATACAATTCATTTACATACTCATCTTTTCTTTCCCTTCCAAGTACACCTCCCCTTGCAACAATACGGTCATGTACCATTTTAAAATGATCCAGTTCCTCCCTTGCAAGTTCAACTAAGGCATCAACCAAATCAGGATATTCAGGATAATTTACAATTATACTAATTGCGTTAGTTGCTGCTTTTTGTTCACAAAAGGCATGGTCAGTTAGGATTTCATCAATGTTTTTTTCAACAATATTTACCCATCTTGGGTCGGTTGGAAGTTTCAGGCCTAACATCTTGTTTGTTTTATTTGATGCAAATTTAAATATTCTCTAATTAGCAAGCTGCCTTAATCAAAATTAAAATAAAAGCATTTTTAAAAATGCTCTTTTATTAAACTTTGATTTTACCCTGTTTAATTAAATCAGCAAGAAAGCCAAAATAAGAAGTTGATTGTTTGCATTAATCTCTCGTAAAATTGCAAAGAAAATAAGCGCAAAGACCGCTAAGAATGATGCTTTGAGGCCTTTTCGATTCCTTTTGCACTTTTTAATGAAATCAACTCGTCATAATTATTTTTCAAACTCATAATCTCTTTCAACTTTGGCAATCCTGGTTTTAAAAGATTTATACCATTTCAACCTTCCTTTTTTTTGAGCAAGAATATGTTGGGAATTTGCTTTCCAGTTTTTTATGGCTTGAAGATCCCTCCAATAAGAAACAGTTATGCCAAGTTCCTCTTTTGCCGATTCCATGCCCAAAAAGCCGTCTTGTTCAGATGCAAGTCTTACCATTTTGTTTGC comes from Bacteroidota bacterium and encodes:
- a CDS encoding M23 family metallopeptidase, with product MPFFYRFVCSCLSICSLSIFSFAQQEYPKDYFRSPLDIPILLSGNFGELRSNHFHAGLDMKTEGVEGKKIYAVADGYVSRIKISPWGYGKVLYITHPNGFVTVYAHLRNFNDIIGLFIKQAQYKAEEFEVELTLQPNELIVKKGDVVAFSGNTGGSGGPHLHFEIRDEKSENPINPLLFGFDIKDDVKPIIKEIILYPLSPTSTVNNSNQFKRFTPACGSPGNYSVNNPVLVNGKIGFGIDTYDLNSLVSNKVGVYTIELKVDGNRKYFYRMDRFSFDHSRCLNSHVDFSMYKKQKHWFQKLFVAPNNKLTIYHDLTDRGVLTFTKDTSHRVEFLVSDYNGNVSKLLLSVQSKPEGLKNNQEKISSKAVAFFKYGTVNEFKNENISLTFPEGVFYDDLNFEFHTTDTIKGAITPTYHVQNVYVPVNIPYNLSIRVDTLPVNVKRKALIVNVDEYGGKFPVGGDLRNDWLTANPKFLGSFTVMLDTTPPVISPLTIFNGTSGIREIKIKISDDLSGIKTYRGSIDGKWVVMEYEYKQSLLFHTFEKELSKGKHVFHLEVKDTRGNISEFTTEFNK
- a CDS encoding antibiotic biosynthesis monooxygenase, producing the protein MIAKTPEPPYFAVIFSSEMANTDGYSEMANKMVRLASEQDGFLGMESAKEELGITVSYWRDLQAIKNWKANSQHILAQKKGRLKWYKSFKTRIAKVERDYEFEK
- a CDS encoding tRNA-(ms[2]io[6]A)-hydroxylase; translated protein: MLGLKLPTDPRWVNIVEKNIDEILTDHAFCEQKAATNAISIIVNYPEYPDLVDALVELAREELDHFKMVHDRIVARGGVLGRERKDEYVNELYKFIRKGYNRNIVLVDRLLFSALIEARSCERFKVLSENIQDKSLSDFYHQLMISEATHYTMFLKFAKQYANGENVDSRWKEWLAFEAGIINNYGKKETIHG
- a CDS encoding carboxypeptidase-like regulatory domain-containing protein; amino-acid sequence: MTPARLIFICLLFIFSRVNAQDKATVFGKIQDSNKKPLEAVTVAMLGETTGTYTDENGKFELEIPSNTPVTIICSYVGYKSESAVITLSKGEFYELNFKMKPSSSTINEFTIEDKGTRSKPLIRIDPKTVTVLPSAAGGVEAVIKTLPGVSSNNELSSQYNVRGGNFDENLVYVNDIEIYRPLLLRSGQQEGLSFINADMVSSILFSAGGFDAKYGDKSASVLDIKYRKPVEFGGNASASLLGASVHFEGVSKGYRLTYQIGARQKSNQYLLGAMETKGDYRPSFTDVQTFITYDISDKFELNFLGNISRNKFKLVPQNRETDFGHVNEALRLTIYFDGQEIDEFNTMMGAVSGIWKPDKNLTLKLISSVFNTRESENFDIQGQYWLDELERDLGKDEFGEVAFNRGIGTYLTHSRNELKATVMNLEHKGYFNTSEREMNWGARIQSENINDKLNEWKMIDSAFYSIPTPPGDNIYLQDVLRTTIKLNSFRYNAFIQNSWYWGKTTDYAFTAGIRGNYWTLNKQIIVSPRLNLSIKPDWKKDFLFRIAAGVYSQPPFYRELRDLQGNINMEVRAQNSYHFILGSDNNFSMWNRPFKFVSEIYYKHYTNLIPYEVDNVRLRYYARNNAKGYGTGVDLKINGEFVKGVESWASLSFMQTREDISDDFYYDYFDEEGKKVHPIYRNTPQVVDSMRMEPGYIPRPTDQKVFFGMFFQDYLPRLPDFKMHLNFLFGSRLPFGPPSHERYKDTLRMPPYRRVDIGFSYQIYSESKRPRDGNPMRHIKDLWISAEVFNLLQVNNIISYLWVKDDQNIYYAVPNYLTPRLINVKLVAKF
- a CDS encoding cell division protein ZapA, coding for MRELSIKIVIAGRSYPLTVKENEEENVRKAAKLVEDKIKDFEQNYAVRDRQDLLAMSALQFANESVAANSRNESENLVVQLEELDSLIDNYLKNV
- a CDS encoding carboxypeptidase-like regulatory domain-containing protein, which translates into the protein MRQLLLLIILFVSVQVFSQEENKIIQFSGVVVDGNDLQPVPFTSILIKNTRRGTVCDYYGFFSIVAQKNDTIEFSAVGYKKTSYIIPDSLQENRYSLIQMLFSDTILLRETIIYPWPTKEQFKEAFLNLRIPDDDLERAVKNLSLAELKERYNSMPMDGSMNFKNQMQQYQSKLYYAGQYPPNNLLNPIAWSKFIKAWKAGELKRE